A window of Acidimicrobiales bacterium genomic DNA:
GCCGGGCTGCGCCCCCGGTCGCTCGCCGAGTTCGTCGGCCAGGCGGAGCTGAAGGAGCACCTGTCGATCATCCTCGAGGCCGCCCGCCGCCGGGGGCAGGCCGCCGACCACCTGCTCTTCGCCGGGCCGCCGGGGCTCGGGAAGACGTCGCTGGCCGGGATCGTGGCCGCCGAGATGGGGGTGCGGCTCCACGTCACGTCGGGGCCGGCGCTGGAGCGGGCCGGCGACGTCGCCGCCATCCTCACCCAGCTGGACGAGGGCGACGTGCTGTTCATCGACGAGCTCCACCGGCTGGCCCGGGCGGTGGAGGAGGTCCTCTACCCGGCCATGGAGGACTTCCAGCTGGACATCGTGCTCGGCCGGGGGCCGGCGGCCCGGTCGCTGCGCCTCGACCTGCCCCGGTTCACCCTCGTCGGCGCCACCACCCGCACGGGGCTGCTCACCGGGCCGCTGCGGGACCGCTTCGGGCTCGTGTCCCGGCTGGACTACTACGACCCGGACGACCTCCGGGCCATCGTGCTGCGGGCCGCCGGCATCCTCGGGGTGCGGGTGGACGACGGCGGCGCGGCCGAGATCGCCCGGCGGGCGAGGGGCACTCCCCGGATCGCCAACCGCCTGCTGCGCCGGGTGCGGGACGTGGCCGAGGTGCGGGGCGACGGCGTGGTCGACCGGGCGTCGGCGGCGGCCGGGCTGGCCCTGTTCAACGTCGACGAGCGGGGCCTCGACAAGGTCGACCGGGCCATCCTGTCGGCGCTGTGCGAGCGCTACGGCGGCGGCCCGGTGGGCCTGTCCACCCTGGCCATCAGCGTCGGCGAGCCGCCCGAGACCCTGGAGGACGTGCACGAGCCGTTCCTCATCCAGCAGGGCCTGCTCGCCCGCACCCCGAGGGGCCGGGTCGCCACCCCGGCGGCGTGGGGCCACCTCGGCCTCGCCCCACCCCCGCCGCCGCCCACCCCCGCCGACCCCGGCCTGTTCGGCTGAGCCGCCCCGCCGCCGGCGCGATGCGGAAGGCGGCCAACCCCGTCCGTTCCGCTCGAGCGCGCCGCCCGGCGGCGGGGTGCGACGGCGGCGGGCCCGGCGCCTGCTCAGGCGCGGGCGGGAGCGTAGGGGGAGAGGTCGACGGGCGGGGTGCGGCCGAGGGCGAGGTCGGCGGCCAGGCGGCCGACGTAGGGGCCGACGGTGAGGCCGCCGGCGCCGAGGCCGGTGGCGAGCACCACGCCGTCGACGCCGGGGACGGGGCCGAGGACGGGAAGGCCGTCGGCCGACGCCGGGCGCAGCCCGACCCGCACGTCGGCGACCGTCCCGCCGGCCAGGCCGGGGGCGACGGCCAGGGCCCGGCCCAGCACCTCGTGCAGGCCGGCGGCCGTCGGCCGGGGGTCGAAGCCCGAGCCGGTCTCCCTCGTCGCCCCGGCGACCACCCGGGACGGGCCGAAGGCGACCAGGTAGTGGCCGTCGTCGGCCACCACCGACGGCCAGGCCGACGTGTCCGTCCCGGGCAGGTCGAGGTGGACCAGCTGGCCCCGCTGGGGCTCGACGGCGACGGCGACGCCGAGCGGCGCGCCCGTCGCCCTCACCCACGCGCCCGCCGCCACCACGACGGCGTCGGCCGGGACGGGCCGGCCGTCGACGGCGACCGCCGCCCGCCCGGCGTCCACCGACAGCGCCGCCCCGCCCGCCACCACGGTGGCGCCCAGCCGCTCGGCCCCGGCCAGCAGGGCGTCGCGCACCCGGCGGCCGTCGACCCGCCAGCCGTGCTCCACGTGCACGCCGGCCAGCCGCTTGTCGAGGGGCGGGAACCAGCGGACCGGCTCGCCCGGCGCCAGACGGGTGACGGCCCCGACGGCCGGCTCGGCTGCGGCCCGCCGCTCGGCCAGCGCCGCCGCCCGTTCGACCACGGCCGGGTCGGCCGACACGAGCAGGCCGCCGACGTCGGCCCAACCGACGTCGGCGCCGAGCGCCTCGACGAGCGGCGGGTAGGCGAGCGCGGCGGCGCGGGCGAGCTCGTACCAGCGCGGGTCTTCCACGCCCGACAGCCAGGGGCAGACGATCCCGGCCCCGGCGGCCGTCGCCTGGCCCGGCCGCCCGGCGTCGACGACGGCGACCTCGGCGCCCGCCCCGGCCAGGTGGAAGGCGGCGGCGGCCCCGACGATCCCGCGGCCGACGACGAGGACCCGCACGGCCGACCGGCTCAGGCCGGGGGCCGGAACGGCGACAGGTCGAGCGCGGCGCCGGTGAAGGAGCGCACCTGGCGGACCAGCCGGTCGAGCTGGGCCGGGCGGATCGGCGCCCGCCACTCCTCGACCACGCCGGCCACCCGGACCCCGCCGGGCGCCAGCGCCACCTCGGTGACGTGCAGCCCGGGGACGACCGGGAGGGGGATGGCCGGCCGGGGCACCAGCCGGGCGCCGGCGACGAAGCGGCGCGACCCCCGCACGACCACCGAGCGGGTGGCGAGCCGCACGGAGCCGCCGTCGAGGACGGGCTCGACCTCGACGTGCCCGAGGTCGGCGTGGTCGGCGAGGTGGGCCCGGGCGACGGCGTCGTCGCCGACGACGACCCGGAGGCGGCCGGTCACCCGGGCGACGGCCCGGTCCACCTCGTCCCGGCCGACGAGCACCCGGACCTCGACCGGCGCGGCGACGAGGACGGGCACCTCGCCCGGCTGCACGTGGGCGTTGCGGGCCAGGACGGTGAGGTGGCGGAACGTCCAGGGGTCGGCGGCGACGTCGTCGGCCGCGACGGTCACCGTCCCGTACTGGCCGACGAGCGGCCCGAGGGTCGGCGGGTCGACGGCGCAGGCCAGCAGCGACAGGGCCACCTCCCGGCCGCCGGCCCGGAACCTCACCCGCCGGCCGACGAGCGACGACGACACGGCGGCCACCAGGTCGGTGAGCACGCTGGCCGGCGAGAACCCGAACAGCTCGCCGAGCTTCGGCATCCCGGGCAGCTGAGGGACGCCGGGCGGCGGCCAGGGCGGCCGGAACCCCCGCAGCCACCCCTCGCCCTGTCCCCCGGTCGTCCCTGGCATGGCTTCCCGATCCGGTCGGCGGGTCTAAGCGAGCGTAGCCCCCGCTTCAGTACCCAATTGACTTAGTTACGTGGTTGTAACTACAGTGGTGTCATTCTGGGCAAGGGCCCGGTAACGACGAAACGGAGACAACATGTCGGCTGTGAGCGTGCTCGAAGCGACGACCCGCCCCGCGATCGCCGCGATGAGCCTCGTGCAGACGCTGGACTTCAGCATGCTGCGAAGGAAGCTCGAAGACCCCGACGAAGGGCTCGGCGTCCCGAGCGAACGGCTC
This region includes:
- the ruvB gene encoding Holliday junction branch migration DNA helicase RuvB; translated protein: MREELLTPEPVEAELSAEAGLRPRSLAEFVGQAELKEHLSIILEAARRRGQAADHLLFAGPPGLGKTSLAGIVAAEMGVRLHVTSGPALERAGDVAAILTQLDEGDVLFIDELHRLARAVEEVLYPAMEDFQLDIVLGRGPAARSLRLDLPRFTLVGATTRTGLLTGPLRDRFGLVSRLDYYDPDDLRAIVLRAAGILGVRVDDGGAAEIARRARGTPRIANRLLRRVRDVAEVRGDGVVDRASAAAGLALFNVDERGLDKVDRAILSALCERYGGGPVGLSTLAISVGEPPETLEDVHEPFLIQQGLLARTPRGRVATPAAWGHLGLAPPPPPPTPADPGLFG
- a CDS encoding FAD-dependent oxidoreductase, with translation MRVLVVGRGIVGAAAAFHLAGAGAEVAVVDAGRPGQATAAGAGIVCPWLSGVEDPRWYELARAAALAYPPLVEALGADVGWADVGGLLVSADPAVVERAAALAERRAAAEPAVGAVTRLAPGEPVRWFPPLDKRLAGVHVEHGWRVDGRRVRDALLAGAERLGATVVAGGAALSVDAGRAAVAVDGRPVPADAVVVAAGAWVRATGAPLGVAVAVEPQRGQLVHLDLPGTDTSAWPSVVADDGHYLVAFGPSRVVAGATRETGSGFDPRPTAAGLHEVLGRALAVAPGLAGGTVADVRVGLRPASADGLPVLGPVPGVDGVVLATGLGAGGLTVGPYVGRLAADLALGRTPPVDLSPYAPARA